In Alosa alosa isolate M-15738 ecotype Scorff River chromosome 23, AALO_Geno_1.1, whole genome shotgun sequence, a single window of DNA contains:
- the LOC125288102 gene encoding protocadherin-8-like isoform X2 has protein sequence MGDRRNSLFSWQRRMIFTFTCALAFLPAFIDGRTMKYQTYEEDAPGTVIGNLAKDMSISLSLGGKANFRMMKQFNSSFIRLREYDGQLTIGERIDREKICKHSLQCLIAFDVVSFSKEQFKLIHVEVEVKDINDNSPEFSRRESTLEISENTAVGTRIPLDVAVDEDVGTNYIQNYQISVNSHFTIDVLSRADGVKYAELVLMKELDRETQASYALELVAADGGNPSRSGTTRINVKVKDYNDNSPVFDRNNFSVDLPEDSPVGTLLLDLNAVDPDEGLNGEVVYGFGNQVPSEIRQLFKVDRKSGRLTLESPIDYESKKTYEFDVQASDLGPNPSPTICKIIIQVQDVNDNAPEISITPMTSITAGIAYITEAAAKDSFVALISTSDRDSGANGQVHCTLYGHDHFKLQQAYEDSYMIVTTSPLDREKIPEYNLTVVAEDLGSPPFRTITQYTIRLSDENDNAPVFSKPVYEVAVVENNAPGAYITTVVARDLDLAHNGKVTYKLADSYIMGSPVSTYVSLDPATGSLYALRSFNYEVIKQLDLRVQASDGGSPQLHSTATINLKIVDQNDNPPSITQPALNNGSAEVLLPKDAPSGYVITQINARDADEGANSELSYKITSGEVSLFSINKASGEIYLNRELNYDVDESLRVTVTVSDNGRPSLTSTATIHFTIIAGAPPSDRTIFRHSSNGESGEWDLSIVIIVVLAGSCTLLLLAIILIATTCNKRKAVKRGHDFDLDKDGMANMEGGKNNSDQLIPIHSENVFDVHPYTNKPSFAGSLQTGSDTCSNSEDGTEATCTYEPDNKTHVAKLEGYSTLPGYGKETLRPITIWKGNSFTTISARDPQFSGKDSGKGDSDFNDSDSDISGDGLKKDQSNAQNGLWACTSECKILGHSDRCWSPSATRANSNSAHGQHLSSFAKTASLPRDTLRRDNYYQAHLPKTVGLQSVYEKVLHREYDYMLVTPPRPVRVQEINDITIPVYSPTTSRCSTNEV, from the exons ATGGGTGACAGGCGAAACTCTCTATTCTCGTGGCAACGGAGGATGATTTTCACCTTTACGTGCGCACTGGCTTTTCTGCCAGCGTTCATCGATGGAAGGACCATGAAATACCAAACCTATGAAGAAGACGCCCCAGGTACAGTCATCGGCAACCTGGCCAAGGACATGTCTATCAGTCTGTCACTGGGGGGCAAGGCCAATTTCAGGATGATGAAACAGTTCAATTCCTCTTTTATCCGACTGAGAGAATATGATGGACAACTAACTATCGGGGAGAGAATCGACAGAGAAAAAATTTGTAAGCATTCTCTTCAGTGTCTCATTGCTTTCGACGTTGTCAGTTTTTCTAAAGAACAGTTCAAATTAATTCATGTCGAAGTGGAGGTGAAAGACATCAATGACAACTCTCCCGAGTTCTCCCGGAGAGAATCTACCCTTGAAATCTCAGAAAATACGGCAGTGGGCACCCGAATCCCCCTTGATGTGGCTGTAGACGAGGACGTGGGCACAAACTATATACAGAACTACCAGATTTCAGTCAATAGTCACTTTACTATTGATGTTCTGAGCAGAGCGGATGGGGTTAAATATGCGGAGCTGGTTCTAATGAAAGAACTGGACAGGGAGACACAGGCATCCTATGCACTGGAGCTCGTCGCAGCCGACGGCGGAAACCCATCCAGGTCCGGCACCACCAGAATCAACGTCAAGGTGAAAGACTACAATGACAATAGCCCCGTATTCGACCGGAACAACTTCTCTGTCGATTTACCTGAAGACTCACCGGTTGGAACTCTGCTTCTGGATCTTAACGCAGTTGACCCGGACGAGGGCTTAAATGGGGAAGTTGTGTACGGGTTTGGAAATCAAGTGCCCTCAGAAATCCGTCAACTTTTTAAAGTGGACCGAAAATCTGGACGACTGACCCTCGAAAGCCCCATTGATTATGAAAGCAAGAAAACGTACGAGTTTGACGTCCAGGCGTCTGATTTAGGTCCAAATCCGAGCCCTACTATTTGCAAAATAATCATTCAGGTGCAGGACGTGAATGACAACGCGCCAGAAATCAGCATTACCCCGATGACCTCTATCACAGCGGGCATTGCCTACATCACTGAGGCGGCTGCGAAGGACAGCTTTGTCGCTCTAATCAGCACCTCGGACAGAGACTCCGGGGCGAATGGCCAGGTTCACTGTACCCTGTACGGGCATGACCACTTCAAACTTCAGCAGGCTTACGAGGACAGCTACATGATTGTCACCACATCACCTTTGGACAGAGAAAAGATCCCTGAATACAATTTGACAGTGGTGGCTGAAGACCTGGGCTCTCCGCCTTTCAGGACGATAACGCAATACACAATCAGACTGAGCGACGAGAACGACAACGCCCCTGTCTTTAGCAAACCTGTGTATGAAGTAGCGGTCGTGGAAAACAATGCGCCTGGTGCCTACATTACAACTGTGGTGGCGAGGGACTTGGACCTGGCGCACAATGGCAAAGTGACCTACAAGCTGGCGGACTCATACATCATGGGATCACCGGTGTCGACATATGTCTCCCTGGACCCCGCCACGGGTTCACTGTACGCGCTGCGAAGTTTCAACTATGAGGTCATCAAACAGCTAGATCTGCGAGTCCAAGCGAGCGACGGGGGGTCGCCGCAGCTCCACAGCACCGCGACCATCAACCTAAAAATAGTTGATCAGAATGACAACCCGCCGTCCATCACACAGCCCGCCCTCAATAACGGCTCCGCAGAAGTTCTACTGCCTAAAGATGCCCCTTCGGGTTATGTTATAACCCAGATAAATGCCAGGGACGCGGACGAGGGCGCCAATTCAGAGCTGTCCTACAAAATAACCTCTGGCGAAGTCTCGTTGTTCTCCATCAACAAAGCCAGCGGAGAGATCTATCTAAATCGCGAGCTGAACTACGATGTCGACGAAAGCTTGCGagtcacagtcacagtcagTGACAACGGCAGACCCTCTTTGACTTCCACAGCTACTATACACTTCACAATAATAGCCGGAGCTCCCCCCAGCGACCGAACCATTTTCAGGCACTCTAGCAACGGGGAGTCCGGTGAATGGGACCTTTCAATTGTCATCATTGTTGTCCTTGCCGGGAGCTGCACCTTGCTACTGCTAGCCATCATACTCATTGCCACCACCTGCAACAAACGCAAAGCAGTCAAGAGAGGACACGATTTCGACCTAGACAAAGATGGCATGGCGAATATGGAGGGTGGGAAGAACAACAGTGACCAGCTCATTCCCATCCACAGCGAGAACGTGTTTGACGTGCATCCCTACACAAACAAGCCTTCTTTCGCGGGCTCTCTCCAGACAGGAAGCGACACCTGCTCCAACTCCGAAGACGGCACTGAGGCCACCTGCACCTATGAGCCAGACAACAAAACCCACGTCGCCAAACTCGAG GGATATTCTACGCTGCCAGGCTACGGAAAGGAAACCCTCAGACCCATTACCATATGGAAAGGCAACTCCTTCACAACCATCTCAGCACGAGATCCACAGTTCAGCGGGAAGGATAGCGGGAAAGGAGACAGCGATTTCAACGACAGTGATTCTGATATCAGCGGGGATGGTCTAAAAAAGGACCAGAGTAACGCACAGAATG GTTTGTGGGCATGCACTAGTGAATGCAAGATTCTCGGCCACTCAGATCGATGCTGGAGTCCTTCAGCTACCCGGGCGAATAGCAACTCGGCTCATGGACAGCATCTCTCGTCATTCGCCAAGACGGCCTCGCTTCCCAGGGACACCCTGCGCAGAGACAACTATTACCAGGCGCATTTACCCAAAACCGTGGGCCTGCAGAGCGTCTATGAGAAAGTCTTGCACAGAGAATACGACTACATGTTGGTCACCCCTCCAAGACCTGTGAGGGTGCAAGAAATCAATGATATTACAATTCCTGTGTATTCACCCACGACATCACGCTGTTCAACTAATGAAGTCTGA
- the LOC125288102 gene encoding protocadherin-8-like isoform X1, producing the protein MGDRRNSLFSWQRRMIFTFTCALAFLPAFIDGRTMKYQTYEEDAPGTVIGNLAKDMSISLSLGGKANFRMMKQFNSSFIRLREYDGQLTIGERIDREKICKHSLQCLIAFDVVSFSKEQFKLIHVEVEVKDINDNSPEFSRRESTLEISENTAVGTRIPLDVAVDEDVGTNYIQNYQISVNSHFTIDVLSRADGVKYAELVLMKELDRETQASYALELVAADGGNPSRSGTTRINVKVKDYNDNSPVFDRNNFSVDLPEDSPVGTLLLDLNAVDPDEGLNGEVVYGFGNQVPSEIRQLFKVDRKSGRLTLESPIDYESKKTYEFDVQASDLGPNPSPTICKIIIQVQDVNDNAPEISITPMTSITAGIAYITEAAAKDSFVALISTSDRDSGANGQVHCTLYGHDHFKLQQAYEDSYMIVTTSPLDREKIPEYNLTVVAEDLGSPPFRTITQYTIRLSDENDNAPVFSKPVYEVAVVENNAPGAYITTVVARDLDLAHNGKVTYKLADSYIMGSPVSTYVSLDPATGSLYALRSFNYEVIKQLDLRVQASDGGSPQLHSTATINLKIVDQNDNPPSITQPALNNGSAEVLLPKDAPSGYVITQINARDADEGANSELSYKITSGEVSLFSINKASGEIYLNRELNYDVDESLRVTVTVSDNGRPSLTSTATIHFTIIAGAPPSDRTIFRHSSNGESGEWDLSIVIIVVLAGSCTLLLLAIILIATTCNKRKAVKRGHDFDLDKDGMANMEGGKNNSDQLIPIHSENVFDVHPYTNKPSFAGSLQTGSDTCSNSEDGTEATCTYEPDNKTHVAKLEQGYSTLPGYGKETLRPITIWKGNSFTTISARDPQFSGKDSGKGDSDFNDSDSDISGDGLKKDQSNAQNGLWACTSECKILGHSDRCWSPSATRANSNSAHGQHLSSFAKTASLPRDTLRRDNYYQAHLPKTVGLQSVYEKVLHREYDYMLVTPPRPVRVQEINDITIPVYSPTTSRCSTNEV; encoded by the exons ATGGGTGACAGGCGAAACTCTCTATTCTCGTGGCAACGGAGGATGATTTTCACCTTTACGTGCGCACTGGCTTTTCTGCCAGCGTTCATCGATGGAAGGACCATGAAATACCAAACCTATGAAGAAGACGCCCCAGGTACAGTCATCGGCAACCTGGCCAAGGACATGTCTATCAGTCTGTCACTGGGGGGCAAGGCCAATTTCAGGATGATGAAACAGTTCAATTCCTCTTTTATCCGACTGAGAGAATATGATGGACAACTAACTATCGGGGAGAGAATCGACAGAGAAAAAATTTGTAAGCATTCTCTTCAGTGTCTCATTGCTTTCGACGTTGTCAGTTTTTCTAAAGAACAGTTCAAATTAATTCATGTCGAAGTGGAGGTGAAAGACATCAATGACAACTCTCCCGAGTTCTCCCGGAGAGAATCTACCCTTGAAATCTCAGAAAATACGGCAGTGGGCACCCGAATCCCCCTTGATGTGGCTGTAGACGAGGACGTGGGCACAAACTATATACAGAACTACCAGATTTCAGTCAATAGTCACTTTACTATTGATGTTCTGAGCAGAGCGGATGGGGTTAAATATGCGGAGCTGGTTCTAATGAAAGAACTGGACAGGGAGACACAGGCATCCTATGCACTGGAGCTCGTCGCAGCCGACGGCGGAAACCCATCCAGGTCCGGCACCACCAGAATCAACGTCAAGGTGAAAGACTACAATGACAATAGCCCCGTATTCGACCGGAACAACTTCTCTGTCGATTTACCTGAAGACTCACCGGTTGGAACTCTGCTTCTGGATCTTAACGCAGTTGACCCGGACGAGGGCTTAAATGGGGAAGTTGTGTACGGGTTTGGAAATCAAGTGCCCTCAGAAATCCGTCAACTTTTTAAAGTGGACCGAAAATCTGGACGACTGACCCTCGAAAGCCCCATTGATTATGAAAGCAAGAAAACGTACGAGTTTGACGTCCAGGCGTCTGATTTAGGTCCAAATCCGAGCCCTACTATTTGCAAAATAATCATTCAGGTGCAGGACGTGAATGACAACGCGCCAGAAATCAGCATTACCCCGATGACCTCTATCACAGCGGGCATTGCCTACATCACTGAGGCGGCTGCGAAGGACAGCTTTGTCGCTCTAATCAGCACCTCGGACAGAGACTCCGGGGCGAATGGCCAGGTTCACTGTACCCTGTACGGGCATGACCACTTCAAACTTCAGCAGGCTTACGAGGACAGCTACATGATTGTCACCACATCACCTTTGGACAGAGAAAAGATCCCTGAATACAATTTGACAGTGGTGGCTGAAGACCTGGGCTCTCCGCCTTTCAGGACGATAACGCAATACACAATCAGACTGAGCGACGAGAACGACAACGCCCCTGTCTTTAGCAAACCTGTGTATGAAGTAGCGGTCGTGGAAAACAATGCGCCTGGTGCCTACATTACAACTGTGGTGGCGAGGGACTTGGACCTGGCGCACAATGGCAAAGTGACCTACAAGCTGGCGGACTCATACATCATGGGATCACCGGTGTCGACATATGTCTCCCTGGACCCCGCCACGGGTTCACTGTACGCGCTGCGAAGTTTCAACTATGAGGTCATCAAACAGCTAGATCTGCGAGTCCAAGCGAGCGACGGGGGGTCGCCGCAGCTCCACAGCACCGCGACCATCAACCTAAAAATAGTTGATCAGAATGACAACCCGCCGTCCATCACACAGCCCGCCCTCAATAACGGCTCCGCAGAAGTTCTACTGCCTAAAGATGCCCCTTCGGGTTATGTTATAACCCAGATAAATGCCAGGGACGCGGACGAGGGCGCCAATTCAGAGCTGTCCTACAAAATAACCTCTGGCGAAGTCTCGTTGTTCTCCATCAACAAAGCCAGCGGAGAGATCTATCTAAATCGCGAGCTGAACTACGATGTCGACGAAAGCTTGCGagtcacagtcacagtcagTGACAACGGCAGACCCTCTTTGACTTCCACAGCTACTATACACTTCACAATAATAGCCGGAGCTCCCCCCAGCGACCGAACCATTTTCAGGCACTCTAGCAACGGGGAGTCCGGTGAATGGGACCTTTCAATTGTCATCATTGTTGTCCTTGCCGGGAGCTGCACCTTGCTACTGCTAGCCATCATACTCATTGCCACCACCTGCAACAAACGCAAAGCAGTCAAGAGAGGACACGATTTCGACCTAGACAAAGATGGCATGGCGAATATGGAGGGTGGGAAGAACAACAGTGACCAGCTCATTCCCATCCACAGCGAGAACGTGTTTGACGTGCATCCCTACACAAACAAGCCTTCTTTCGCGGGCTCTCTCCAGACAGGAAGCGACACCTGCTCCAACTCCGAAGACGGCACTGAGGCCACCTGCACCTATGAGCCAGACAACAAAACCCACGTCGCCAAACTCGAG CAGGGATATTCTACGCTGCCAGGCTACGGAAAGGAAACCCTCAGACCCATTACCATATGGAAAGGCAACTCCTTCACAACCATCTCAGCACGAGATCCACAGTTCAGCGGGAAGGATAGCGGGAAAGGAGACAGCGATTTCAACGACAGTGATTCTGATATCAGCGGGGATGGTCTAAAAAAGGACCAGAGTAACGCACAGAATG GTTTGTGGGCATGCACTAGTGAATGCAAGATTCTCGGCCACTCAGATCGATGCTGGAGTCCTTCAGCTACCCGGGCGAATAGCAACTCGGCTCATGGACAGCATCTCTCGTCATTCGCCAAGACGGCCTCGCTTCCCAGGGACACCCTGCGCAGAGACAACTATTACCAGGCGCATTTACCCAAAACCGTGGGCCTGCAGAGCGTCTATGAGAAAGTCTTGCACAGAGAATACGACTACATGTTGGTCACCCCTCCAAGACCTGTGAGGGTGCAAGAAATCAATGATATTACAATTCCTGTGTATTCACCCACGACATCACGCTGTTCAACTAATGAAGTCTGA